The genomic stretch CATGCTAAATCCGCTATCGATCTTGACGCTTCGTTTTAGTGCCATTTGAAAAAGTTTTACTCAACAGGTTCGTTTAATAGATCCATGAACTCAATTGTGTTGTGCTCCATGTTAAACACAACCTTCTCAATTTTAGCAACGAGTATATTGTAGCCAAAGTAGGCTGCTATACCAACAAATAAACCGCCTACCGTTGTAACCATTGCAGTGTAAATACCACCTGAAAGCAATCCCATTTCGAGGTTGCCGCCCGCTTTGGACATCTCATAAAAGGCCTGAATAAGACCAATTACCGTTCCTAGGAACCCGAGCATCGGCGAACCGCCCGCAATGGATGCCAGCGTTGGTAGTCCCGATTCCAACTTGGAGATTTCTAAGTTCCCTACATTCTCGATGGCTGTGTTCACGTCGGATACAGGTCGTCCAATGCGCTCAATTCCCTTAAGAATCATGCGCGAAACGGGAGTGTTTTGAGCGTTGCAGAGTGCTTTTGCTGCATCTATCTTGTCTTCGTGGATATATTCCTTTATTTGGTTCATGAAGTTCACATCAACCTTTTGCGCACGGCGGATGGCCGAAAATCGTTCGCTAAAAATATATACAGCGATTATGGAAAGAATTGCGAGTAATACCATTATCCATCCACCTTTTACGGCGAGGTCCCACAATCCTAGCGATTCGGTGCTTTGCTCTGTGGCTGCTAGGGGCTGCGCTTGTAGTAATAGTAACGAAATATTCATCATAATAAAAATGTTTATAAAGTGATGACCTAACCTTGTGTTGCAACTTGTGGTTGACCGAACTGTTTCGGTTCGAATTGTAAACTTGAATTTTAAAGTAATATTTTAATTCCCCGAAATTACAAAAAAAACGCAACTCTGTCGCTTTTATTTCACATGGACATTGGTTGTATCGGTATTCTTTATCTTGGTAGGTATAATTTCCAGCGGAAGATAACCTTCTCTATTAGTGGTATCGTTTAGTGGTATCGTTTTTTTCTCTTTTTTGCTTGTCCAGGCCCCAATGAGTTTTCGGTAAAGTTCTTTAAAATTGTCGAACTCCTCTCGGTATGAAATTCCAACTCCTTGCGTGTATGGCGAGCGCTCATAAATCAAATTGTC from Williamwhitmania taraxaci encodes the following:
- a CDS encoding MotA/TolQ/ExbB proton channel family protein — encoded protein: MMNISLLLLQAQPLAATEQSTESLGLWDLAVKGGWIMVLLAILSIIAVYIFSERFSAIRRAQKVDVNFMNQIKEYIHEDKIDAAKALCNAQNTPVSRMILKGIERIGRPVSDVNTAIENVGNLEISKLESGLPTLASIAGGSPMLGFLGTVIGLIQAFYEMSKAGGNLEMGLLSGGIYTAMVTTVGGLFVGIAAYFGYNILVAKIEKVVFNMEHNTIEFMDLLNEPVE